A genomic stretch from Marinobacter fonticola includes:
- the rpoE gene encoding RNA polymerase sigma factor RpoE: MTSVTDKAPQAPSESQTDKQLVQRVKRGDRSAFDFLVLKYQSRVASIISRYTSDSQDVLDLTQETFVKAYRAIERFRGDSAFYTWLYRIAVNTAKNFLESRGRRPKGSMEAEEAERLDSGDWLRDVATPEKLLQREQMYEVMQRAIAALPEELRSALLLREYEGLSYEDIARILECPIGTVRSRIFRARDAVDRELGPLLHED; encoded by the coding sequence ATGACATCGGTGACAGACAAGGCCCCGCAGGCTCCCAGCGAGAGTCAAACGGACAAACAGCTCGTCCAGCGTGTCAAAAGGGGGGATAGGTCCGCTTTCGACTTTCTGGTACTCAAATACCAGTCGCGGGTTGCCTCCATCATCAGCCGTTACACAAGCGATTCTCAGGATGTTCTCGACCTGACTCAGGAAACTTTCGTCAAGGCGTATCGCGCCATCGAGCGTTTTCGCGGGGACAGCGCGTTCTATACCTGGCTCTACCGGATCGCGGTCAATACCGCCAAGAATTTCCTGGAGTCTCGTGGCCGTCGGCCGAAAGGCAGTATGGAAGCGGAAGAGGCGGAGCGGCTGGATTCCGGCGACTGGCTGCGCGATGTGGCGACCCCCGAAAAGCTACTCCAGCGCGAACAGATGTACGAGGTGATGCAACGGGCCATCGCCGCGTTACCCGAGGAACTACGTTCGGCTCTGCTCCTGCGTGAATACGAAGGGCTGAGCTATGAAGATATTGCCCGTATCCTGGAGTGCCCGATCGGAACGGTGCGCTCCCGTATTTTCCGGGCGCGGGACGCAGTGGACCGCGAGCTCGGCCCGTTGTTGCATGAGGACTGA
- a CDS encoding SoxR reducing system RseC family protein, protein MDRDSEAWIVIEEKGTVVAVSDDKIWVQTIRQSTCGSCSARKGCGQGVLARMSDGRANQVRVHNTCGATVGDPVVLGIGESQLLRASLLVYALPLGALLTGSLTGAGLWPGQDLAAIIGGGLGLAAGFLALKLLTGKAEEAARLQPALLRIDVNQAVPEPLVVHQSSTLNP, encoded by the coding sequence TTGGATCGTGATAGCGAGGCCTGGATTGTGATAGAAGAGAAGGGCACTGTCGTTGCCGTCAGTGACGACAAGATCTGGGTCCAGACGATTCGCCAGAGTACTTGCGGCTCCTGCAGCGCCCGCAAAGGCTGTGGTCAGGGTGTTCTGGCGCGAATGAGCGATGGACGCGCCAATCAGGTTCGAGTACACAATACCTGTGGTGCTACGGTGGGTGATCCCGTTGTGCTGGGTATTGGGGAGTCCCAGTTATTGCGAGCGTCACTGCTGGTCTACGCACTGCCACTGGGGGCGCTGTTAACGGGCTCGTTGACGGGTGCTGGCCTCTGGCCCGGCCAGGATCTCGCGGCCATCATCGGTGGCGGGCTGGGTTTGGCCGCTGGTTTTCTGGCGCTCAAATTGCTGACCGGGAAAGCCGAAGAGGCCGCCCGCTTGCAGCCTGCCTTGTTACGGATTGATGTGAACCAAGCGGTTCCGGAGCCACTAGTCGTGCATCAATCGAGTACGTTAAACCCCTGA
- a CDS encoding bifunctional diguanylate cyclase/phosphodiesterase, producing the protein MAKDMTLGQVARHRSSRIAWLLLVISLALTVGAWRFSIMLVEDRTQARFETQSLQLKTAIEERLLNYEQVLAGSAGLFAVADLVGRDDWRLYVSKLDINRYYPGIQGIGFTARVEGRDVVDFVRRIREQGLPDYLINPAGTRAEYHPIVFLEPSTQRNRRAYGYDAFGDPAHRIAMEQARDSGEATMTGKVVLVQEEVDDEQAGFLMYFPVYEGDKVPKILDERRLRLRGFVFSAFRMNNLMDGIVGLISPFLDVRIYDSDVAVEDALMYGSNLGSLDNEYTFEMSAKVQHGGRTWLLQTRTTPAFDYLASDPRPLIVVVAGLIISFLLFAFFLVMVRSRLLAQINAGRYRAITEGASNVTLILDRKGKPKYVSPSSEKILGFDPTNLTELSLEQQVHPDDWPTLQQCFEQALIEPGKALPVVHARIRDADGGWRDMEGTYTAMIDVPGVHGVVLSLRDLTELKAAQSELHRLAFYDPLTGLANRQLFRDRLEHVIRRCKRSGQPAALMFLDLDGFKRINDTLGHDVGDELLKNVAGWLQDCVREEDSVARLGGDEFVVLLSEVAGSDAAAKVAENILSRLCQRIRLGEHEVGVTVSIGLAMIPDDSDEPTSLMKYADLAMYRAKELGRNNAQFYTPAMNIQAARRMLQQEELSNAVEADHFMLHYQPKFDLERETVLGVEAFLRWQHPERGLIPASQFIHLAEESGLIVRLGEMALRQACIQIQALERAGFEGLRMSVNLSSRQIADPRFLDMFRQVVTETGVVPERLELELPPELLNEDAESVQRLLGSLHDIGVYLILDNFGARNCSLAAMQRLPLDAVKIDHAFIRDIPYNATATDVTSAVIALAHKLHLTVIAEGVETRQQLNFLRASGCAQGQGNLFSYPLDEDALIGFLVRQQEDATL; encoded by the coding sequence ATGGCAAAGGATATGACTCTGGGCCAGGTAGCCCGGCATCGTTCGTCGCGTATCGCGTGGCTGTTGCTTGTGATCTCCCTGGCGCTGACGGTCGGGGCCTGGCGCTTCTCGATCATGCTTGTGGAAGATCGCACCCAAGCCCGTTTCGAGACCCAGTCTCTGCAACTCAAGACCGCGATTGAGGAACGCTTGCTGAACTACGAGCAGGTGTTGGCCGGCAGTGCCGGGCTATTTGCCGTGGCGGATCTGGTCGGCCGTGACGATTGGCGCCTCTACGTCAGCAAGCTCGATATCAATCGTTACTATCCTGGCATTCAAGGCATCGGTTTCACTGCGCGGGTCGAAGGGCGCGATGTGGTCGACTTCGTCAGGCGCATTCGTGAACAGGGGTTGCCGGATTACCTGATCAATCCCGCCGGCACTCGTGCCGAATATCATCCTATCGTTTTCCTCGAACCCAGTACCCAGCGCAATCGGCGAGCCTACGGCTACGATGCGTTTGGCGATCCGGCACACCGGATTGCCATGGAGCAGGCCCGGGATAGCGGTGAGGCCACCATGACCGGCAAGGTCGTGTTGGTGCAGGAAGAGGTCGACGACGAACAGGCCGGCTTCCTGATGTATTTTCCGGTTTACGAGGGCGACAAAGTACCGAAGATCCTGGACGAGCGGCGCCTACGCCTACGCGGCTTTGTTTTTAGCGCCTTCCGTATGAACAATCTGATGGACGGTATCGTGGGGCTGATTTCGCCGTTTTTGGATGTGCGCATCTATGACAGCGATGTGGCTGTCGAAGACGCACTCATGTATGGCTCGAATCTGGGCTCGCTGGATAATGAGTATACGTTCGAGATGAGTGCCAAGGTCCAGCACGGGGGCCGCACCTGGCTGTTGCAGACGCGTACCACGCCGGCGTTCGATTACCTGGCCTCCGATCCGCGGCCACTGATCGTGGTTGTGGCGGGCCTGATTATCAGTTTCCTGCTGTTTGCGTTTTTTCTGGTGATGGTCCGTTCGCGCCTGCTGGCTCAGATTAACGCCGGGCGTTACCGGGCTATTACCGAAGGGGCGAGCAATGTGACGCTGATCCTCGATCGCAAAGGGAAGCCCAAGTACGTGAGCCCCTCCTCCGAGAAGATTCTTGGCTTCGACCCTACCAATCTGACCGAGCTTTCCCTGGAGCAGCAGGTGCACCCGGATGATTGGCCGACGTTGCAACAGTGTTTCGAGCAGGCGTTGATTGAGCCGGGTAAGGCGCTGCCGGTCGTGCATGCCCGCATTCGCGACGCCGATGGAGGATGGCGCGACATGGAGGGCACCTACACGGCAATGATCGACGTGCCCGGTGTTCATGGTGTGGTGCTCAGCCTGCGTGACCTGACAGAACTCAAGGCCGCGCAGTCCGAATTGCATCGTCTGGCGTTCTACGACCCATTGACCGGGCTGGCCAACAGGCAGCTGTTCCGGGATCGTCTGGAGCATGTGATCCGCCGCTGCAAGCGCAGTGGTCAACCGGCGGCCCTGATGTTTCTCGATCTGGACGGCTTCAAGCGGATCAACGACACGCTGGGGCATGATGTCGGCGACGAGTTGTTGAAAAACGTCGCGGGCTGGCTCCAGGATTGCGTCAGGGAAGAGGATTCGGTCGCGCGTTTGGGTGGCGATGAATTTGTGGTCTTGTTATCGGAGGTCGCCGGTTCCGACGCTGCAGCCAAGGTCGCGGAAAATATCCTGAGTCGGCTGTGTCAGCGCATCCGGCTGGGTGAGCACGAGGTTGGCGTCACTGTTAGTATCGGCTTGGCGATGATCCCCGACGATAGTGACGAGCCGACGTCGCTGATGAAATACGCCGATCTGGCGATGTACCGGGCCAAGGAATTGGGCCGTAATAACGCTCAGTTCTACACGCCTGCTATGAATATCCAGGCCGCGCGCCGCATGCTGCAACAGGAGGAGTTGAGTAATGCGGTGGAAGCGGATCACTTCATGCTGCACTACCAGCCCAAGTTCGATCTCGAGCGTGAGACCGTGCTGGGCGTTGAGGCGTTCCTGCGCTGGCAGCATCCCGAACGTGGCCTGATACCGGCCAGCCAGTTTATCCACCTGGCAGAAGAGTCAGGTCTGATAGTCCGTCTGGGCGAAATGGCGCTGCGGCAGGCCTGCATCCAGATTCAGGCGCTGGAACGCGCCGGATTTGAAGGTTTACGCATGTCGGTGAACCTGTCCTCGCGGCAGATTGCGGACCCCCGTTTCCTGGATATGTTCCGCCAGGTCGTCACCGAGACCGGTGTGGTACCGGAGCGGCTGGAACTTGAACTGCCACCCGAGCTGCTCAACGAGGATGCAGAATCCGTGCAGCGCCTGCTAGGTTCGCTGCACGATATCGGGGTCTATCTGATTCTCGACAATTTCGGGGCTCGCAATTGCTCCCTTGCCGCGATGCAGCGC
- a CDS encoding sigma-E factor negative regulatory protein, translated as MDERLKETLSAMMDDQADELAVRRVLSQADKPEVREQWHRWQQLRSLMHDERRDLASVDVSAAVSAALDEASSQMPAPKAPVQVSSVRRSMRWSAVAAVSLALLVGFGAGAQWGVTSEEGNLALAAGVAAPAGQGEPEMNAVPEIALQGLDEEQREQMSRYLLEHAQHNSVGMGYGTMGYARVASASTGVR; from the coding sequence ATGGATGAACGTCTGAAAGAGACGCTGTCCGCCATGATGGATGACCAGGCCGATGAGCTTGCGGTGCGTCGTGTATTGTCTCAGGCGGACAAACCTGAAGTGAGAGAGCAGTGGCACCGGTGGCAGCAGCTGCGCAGCCTGATGCACGACGAGCGGCGTGATCTTGCGTCGGTTGATGTCAGTGCTGCAGTAAGCGCCGCGCTGGACGAGGCTTCGTCCCAGATGCCAGCGCCGAAGGCGCCGGTGCAAGTGTCTTCGGTGCGTCGGTCCATGCGTTGGTCCGCGGTGGCTGCCGTATCGCTGGCGCTTCTGGTCGGTTTTGGTGCGGGTGCTCAGTGGGGCGTGACCTCGGAAGAGGGAAATCTGGCTCTGGCGGCAGGCGTTGCGGCTCCAGCGGGTCAAGGCGAACCGGAAATGAATGCCGTGCCCGAGATTGCTCTGCAAGGCCTGGATGAAGAGCAGCGCGAGCAGATGAGTCGCTACTTGCTGGAGCATGCCCAGCACAACAGCGTGGGTATGGGCTATGGAACCATGGGTTATGCCCGGGTCGCCAGCGCGTCAACCGGTGTCCGTTAG
- a CDS encoding DegQ family serine endoprotease, with amino-acid sequence MPTKNLSVWFAPILALMMVLSARAQAALPDFTDLVEENASAVVNISTTQAPRAQQGNTPFNQDQLDQMPDFFRRFFEGPNSPFGGGQPGQQQPLHSMGSGFIVSKDGYVLTNNHVVEGADEIIVRLNDRRELPARVIGTDPRSDLAVLKIKAEDLPVVKRGKSSELEQGEWVFAIGSPFGFDYTVTAGIVSAIGRSLPSENYVPFIQTDVAINPGNSGGPLFNLDGEVVGINSQIYTRSGGFMGVSFAIPMDVAMNVFQQIRDQGFVSRGWLGVLIQEVSRDLAESFGLNRPRGALVAEVLPDSPAEAAGLQPGDIILEYEGQSINLSSDLPPMVGRTKIDETAELLVLRNGDERELDVTIGELPEDRMAREDRPSEPSPTGGPLGLSVVNLTGEQREQLGIDKGVRVRNVGPGPALDAGIRPNDVIRKLNNETVDSVEDFQRVASDLPKGKAVPVLVMREGQSTFLVIKTEK; translated from the coding sequence ATGCCCACAAAGAACCTGAGCGTCTGGTTTGCGCCCATTCTGGCCTTAATGATGGTGCTCTCGGCACGCGCCCAAGCGGCGCTTCCCGACTTCACGGATCTCGTGGAGGAGAATGCGTCCGCTGTCGTGAATATCAGCACCACACAGGCGCCCCGTGCCCAGCAGGGCAACACGCCCTTTAACCAGGATCAGTTGGATCAGATGCCGGATTTCTTCCGCCGTTTTTTTGAAGGGCCCAATTCGCCCTTCGGCGGCGGGCAGCCGGGACAGCAGCAGCCGCTGCATTCGATGGGTTCGGGCTTTATCGTTTCTAAAGATGGCTATGTCCTTACCAACAACCATGTGGTCGAGGGCGCTGACGAAATCATTGTACGCCTGAACGATCGCCGTGAATTGCCGGCCCGGGTGATCGGAACCGATCCCCGCTCGGATCTCGCGGTACTTAAGATCAAGGCCGAAGATTTGCCCGTGGTCAAGAGGGGCAAATCCAGCGAACTCGAACAGGGTGAGTGGGTGTTTGCCATCGGTTCGCCGTTTGGTTTCGATTATACGGTGACCGCTGGTATCGTCAGCGCTATCGGGCGCTCCCTGCCGTCCGAAAACTACGTGCCCTTCATTCAGACCGATGTAGCGATCAACCCGGGCAACTCCGGGGGGCCGCTGTTCAACCTCGACGGCGAAGTGGTGGGCATCAACTCTCAGATCTATACCCGTTCAGGCGGTTTCATGGGGGTGTCCTTTGCCATTCCCATGGACGTGGCGATGAACGTGTTCCAGCAGATTCGCGATCAGGGCTTTGTCTCGCGCGGCTGGCTGGGCGTGCTGATCCAGGAGGTCAGCCGTGATTTGGCCGAATCCTTCGGCCTGAACCGCCCGCGTGGCGCACTGGTTGCCGAGGTGTTGCCGGACTCGCCTGCCGAAGCAGCCGGTTTACAGCCTGGCGATATCATCCTCGAATACGAGGGTCAGTCTATCAACTTGTCCTCCGACCTGCCGCCGATGGTGGGGCGCACCAAGATCGACGAAACCGCCGAACTGCTGGTGTTGCGTAATGGCGACGAGCGCGAACTCGACGTGACAATCGGTGAATTGCCGGAAGATCGTATGGCCCGGGAAGACCGGCCTTCTGAGCCGTCGCCTACCGGCGGCCCGCTGGGTCTGTCCGTGGTCAATTTGACCGGCGAGCAGCGCGAGCAGTTGGGTATCGACAAGGGTGTGCGGGTCCGCAATGTGGGCCCTGGCCCGGCGCTCGATGCCGGTATCCGGCCTAACGATGTGATCCGCAAACTCAACAATGAAACCGTGGATTCGGTGGAAGATTTTCAACGTGTCGCTTCGGATTTGCCCAAAGGCAAGGCAGTGCCTGTGCTGGTAATGCGTGAAGGGCAATCCACGTTCCTGGTCATCAAAACCGAGAAATAG
- a CDS encoding MucB/RseB C-terminal domain-containing protein, whose protein sequence is MSICSYIRARALMRMSLGLVALLLAVAAQAEPTSSSSEEGVDGWLERLGTALNTTSYRGVFVYSRGDQVSSMRIVHRYRDSQVQERLVIQDGGQGEIIRHGGRVFCVLPSHGRIQLDAVLPSGPFSEAFTPRFAPFRRWYAAKMLKDDRVAGHEAVVIVLNPKDVHRYQYRLWLEKTSGLLVKSQVLTNDEEVLERFQFTMLELTDEIPDSEFIIPESGKTREITLEKPNKPRPEVHSQVGWTLGWHPEGFQATPSSPKDTRRQAVSFSDGLASFSVFVSPVGEMDMPTGVSRIGATTIFLRKLTVEDQRHLVTVVGEIPPQTAMKVAESVEVESLAGDESGGAM, encoded by the coding sequence ATGTCTATATGTTCCTACATTCGGGCGCGTGCGTTGATGCGCATGAGTCTGGGCCTGGTTGCTCTTTTGTTGGCGGTTGCTGCCCAAGCAGAGCCCACGTCGAGTAGTTCCGAGGAGGGGGTCGATGGGTGGCTTGAGCGTCTGGGAACGGCTCTGAATACCACCAGCTACAGGGGGGTCTTCGTCTATAGTCGTGGTGACCAAGTCAGCTCGATGCGCATTGTCCACCGTTATCGGGATAGCCAAGTGCAGGAGCGGCTGGTGATCCAGGATGGCGGCCAGGGGGAAATTATTCGTCACGGCGGCCGGGTGTTTTGTGTATTGCCGTCCCACGGCCGTATCCAGCTCGATGCCGTACTGCCCTCGGGCCCCTTCTCCGAAGCCTTTACGCCCAGGTTCGCTCCGTTCCGTCGCTGGTATGCCGCTAAGATGCTGAAGGATGACCGTGTGGCAGGACATGAAGCGGTTGTCATTGTTCTCAATCCCAAGGATGTTCATCGCTATCAGTATCGTCTATGGCTGGAAAAAACGTCGGGTTTGCTGGTCAAGAGCCAGGTGCTGACCAACGACGAGGAGGTGCTCGAGCGCTTTCAGTTCACCATGCTAGAACTCACGGATGAGATCCCCGATAGTGAATTCATCATCCCTGAATCGGGAAAAACGCGCGAAATTACCCTTGAGAAACCCAACAAGCCCAGACCTGAAGTTCATTCACAGGTAGGCTGGACTCTGGGCTGGCATCCAGAAGGGTTCCAGGCGACACCCTCCTCGCCCAAAGATACGCGTCGTCAGGCTGTGTCGTTTTCCGATGGTTTGGCCTCGTTCTCGGTTTTTGTTTCGCCGGTAGGGGAGATGGACATGCCCACGGGGGTTTCCCGTATCGGCGCAACCACGATTTTTTTACGTAAGCTGACAGTCGAGGATCAGCGCCATCTGGTGACGGTGGTGGGTGAGATTCCTCCGCAGACCGCCATGAAGGTTGCGGAGTCGGTCGAAGTCGAGTCTCTGGCTGGCGACGAATCGGGCGGTGCAATGTGA